One part of the Bacteroidia bacterium genome encodes these proteins:
- a CDS encoding FAD-linked oxidase C-terminal domain-containing protein, producing the protein MAENKWIYMGKAVIKTTTENYLSAFKKQLKGEVLGDAYSLGLYATDASVYQMTPKVVITPKDEEDVLAALKIAQEYSLNVLPRGGGTSLAGQTVGDALVLDFSRHMNQVIELNVAEKWVRVQPGMVRDELNAFLKPHGLHFAPDPATSSRANVGGMIGNNSSGTKSILYGKTVDHVLGLKIALADGQVLELDEKSQQELEQLQEMNTREGRLYKHFSKLIHKNHTEIDTRFPKVMRRVGGYNLDEFPLNQNWNLAKLLCGSEGTLGVSLECKLNLEPLPAYKSVCVVHFAEVLEAIMAVEPMLDFRPAAVEILDRTVLNLSRENLTTNRACHFLEGDAAAILIVEFYSDTFENVMERPRHMIKMLKEKGLGYAYPLFPEGKEYEDVWLIRKKGLGLMLGLKGEAKPLPFIEDSGIPIEVLPEYIERVLKLCEENETPVAMYAHASVGVIHVRPILDLRKEIEIERFKAISEGTFQMVQEYGGSWSGEHGDGLVRSFYNERYFGTELYQVFKEIKALFDPKNRMNPGKIVDSPSIDQNLRYGAIYQDLEPDTIYQYRKDENFGASVHMCTGVGECRKMLGGTMCPSFKATRDEEQSTRGRANALRLAMSGQLEDGLESKRLQEVMDLCLSCKACKSECPSNVDMAKLKSEVRQIYMDKAGLSLRDRLIRDSAKASRRFSGFWAPLVNFIQKTYLFRWLLESLGGFDKRRVLPDYARQSFASWFRSSERKGKGDLGKVVLFADTYLNYHEPNIGKAATHLLEDCGYEVLLAEPGCCQRPRISNGFLREAKEAGGEMAVKLKEFLDQGLPVLVCEPSCASAMVDDLPDLLEDESLASQLSSQVKMIDVFLAEEKTAGRLEVNIRPKDKSLLHGHCHQKAMFGTASMKSFSPELEEIPSGCCGMAGSFGYEKEHYEISEKIGSEILFPAVKEKPNSKIIACGVSCRHQLEHFTQTHALHWVEAVEVVK; encoded by the coding sequence ATGGCAGAGAATAAATGGATCTACATGGGCAAAGCCGTCATAAAAACTACTACGGAAAACTACCTTTCCGCATTTAAAAAACAGCTCAAAGGAGAAGTACTGGGAGATGCCTACAGTCTGGGGCTTTATGCAACGGATGCCAGCGTCTATCAAATGACTCCCAAAGTGGTCATCACTCCCAAAGATGAGGAAGATGTCCTTGCTGCCCTTAAAATAGCTCAGGAATATTCACTCAATGTCTTGCCAAGAGGCGGAGGAACCAGTCTTGCTGGCCAAACGGTTGGAGATGCCCTGGTGCTGGATTTCTCTCGGCACATGAATCAGGTCATAGAACTGAATGTGGCAGAAAAATGGGTGCGGGTCCAACCGGGTATGGTTCGAGATGAACTCAATGCTTTTCTGAAACCTCATGGTTTACATTTCGCTCCTGATCCTGCCACTTCCAGCCGTGCCAATGTTGGAGGGATGATCGGAAACAATTCCTCGGGAACCAAGAGCATTTTGTATGGCAAGACCGTCGATCATGTCCTGGGATTAAAAATTGCTTTGGCAGATGGTCAGGTATTGGAGCTTGACGAAAAGTCTCAGCAGGAGCTTGAGCAACTTCAGGAAATGAATACTCGGGAAGGGCGACTGTATAAGCACTTTTCCAAACTCATTCATAAAAACCATACAGAAATAGATACGCGCTTTCCCAAAGTCATGAGAAGGGTTGGTGGCTATAATCTGGATGAATTTCCCCTAAATCAAAACTGGAATCTGGCTAAACTGCTATGTGGAAGTGAAGGTACTTTGGGGGTGAGTCTGGAATGTAAACTGAATTTGGAACCCCTGCCTGCTTATAAATCGGTTTGCGTAGTTCATTTTGCTGAGGTACTGGAAGCAATTATGGCTGTAGAGCCTATGCTGGATTTTCGACCTGCTGCAGTGGAGATTCTGGATAGGACCGTTTTAAATTTGAGTAGGGAGAATTTAACTACTAATAGGGCTTGTCACTTTCTGGAAGGAGACGCAGCAGCCATCCTGATTGTAGAATTTTATTCCGATACTTTTGAGAATGTCATGGAGAGGCCTCGACATATGATCAAAATGTTGAAGGAGAAAGGATTGGGATATGCTTATCCTTTATTCCCCGAAGGAAAAGAATATGAGGATGTTTGGCTAATCCGAAAAAAAGGACTGGGCTTGATGTTGGGATTGAAAGGGGAAGCCAAGCCTTTGCCTTTCATTGAAGATTCCGGTATCCCCATAGAGGTCTTACCTGAATACATAGAGCGGGTATTAAAACTCTGTGAAGAAAATGAAACTCCAGTTGCCATGTATGCGCATGCAAGTGTAGGGGTGATACATGTTCGTCCCATTTTGGACTTGCGCAAAGAGATTGAAATTGAAAGATTCAAAGCGATTTCAGAAGGTACTTTCCAGATGGTGCAGGAATATGGTGGTTCATGGAGTGGGGAACATGGAGATGGCCTGGTGAGAAGCTTTTATAATGAACGCTACTTTGGAACAGAACTCTATCAGGTATTTAAAGAAATCAAAGCACTCTTTGATCCTAAAAACCGAATGAATCCGGGCAAGATTGTCGATTCTCCTTCAATAGACCAGAATCTCCGATATGGAGCTATCTATCAAGACCTTGAACCTGATACCATTTATCAATACAGAAAAGATGAGAACTTTGGGGCTTCGGTCCATATGTGTACAGGAGTAGGGGAGTGTCGAAAAATGCTGGGAGGAACCATGTGTCCCAGTTTTAAGGCGACCCGTGATGAAGAGCAGAGCACTCGTGGTAGAGCAAATGCCTTGCGTCTGGCTATGTCAGGGCAGTTGGAGGATGGTCTGGAAAGTAAGCGTTTGCAGGAAGTTATGGATCTCTGTCTTTCCTGTAAAGCTTGTAAATCTGAATGTCCCAGCAATGTGGATATGGCCAAGCTAAAAAGTGAGGTTCGGCAAATCTATATGGATAAAGCGGGTTTGAGTTTGCGTGACCGATTGATTCGCGACTCAGCCAAAGCTTCCCGAAGATTTTCGGGTTTTTGGGCTCCCTTGGTCAATTTCATTCAAAAGACTTATTTGTTTCGCTGGCTATTAGAAAGTCTGGGAGGATTTGATAAAAGAAGAGTATTACCTGATTACGCCAGGCAAAGTTTTGCTTCCTGGTTTAGGTCGAGTGAGAGAAAAGGCAAGGGTGATTTGGGGAAAGTGGTACTTTTCGCAGATACCTACCTCAATTATCATGAACCGAATATAGGCAAAGCCGCCACGCACCTACTGGAAGACTGCGGATATGAAGTGTTGCTGGCAGAGCCAGGTTGTTGTCAGCGACCTCGTATTTCCAATGGTTTTTTGCGGGAAGCCAAAGAAGCAGGAGGGGAAATGGCTGTAAAGCTGAAAGAATTCCTGGATCAGGGATTGCCTGTGTTAGTTTGTGAACCGAGTTGTGCCTCTGCTATGGTAGATGATTTGCCTGACTTATTGGAGGATGAAAGCCTTGCTTCACAATTATCCTCTCAGGTCAAAATGATTGATGTCTTTTTGGCAGAGGAAAAGACTGCCGGGAGACTAGAAGTCAACATTCGCCCGAAAGATAAAAGTCTTCTGCATGGGCATTGTCACCAGAAAGCAATGTTTGGAACAGCCTCTATGAAAAGTTTCTCCCCAGAGCTGGAAGAAATTCCCTCGGGTTGCTGTGGAATGGCAGGCTCTTTCGGCTATGAAAAAGAGCACTATGAAATATCGGAGAAAATCGGCTCAGAAATTCTTTTCCCTGCTGTAAAAGAAAAACCGAACAGCAAAATCATTGCATGTGGAGTGAGCTGTCGACATCAATTGGAGCATTTTACACAAACTCATGCCTTGCACTGGGTAGAAGCGGTGGAGGTGGTGAAATAA
- a CDS encoding serine hydrolase domain-containing protein translates to MKRTLLLVLAPLFFLISCKTTPETVARYEIPASNPDEASMDAAMFAKMDSVSQALVDEGKLPGIEAMVIRGGKIVHNSRIGFEDLEKKQPLREGQIFRMASMTKPVTAVAAMILYQEGKFKLDDPVSKYIPEFANTQVLDSLNPEDYSRTTVPANRELTVRNLLTHSSGLGYGFVQPEAGIMYAQAGVNDAWSLEPFVLADKMKTLAGLPLLHQPGEKWTYGLGIDMTGYLVEVLSGMPLDQFMQERIFDPLGMDDTGFYLEDSYRDRMLPVISYSEEGGLGNAVKSDQIARQGVKALYPDFTEAQIDSAGELLMNFAVNGAKTYFSGGGGLCGTTENYARFALMLTNGGELNGVRILNDTTVQRMCANNTSHDFPYGLGVSISPTPEHATYPEKDGAFGWGGYFKTRYWSDPSEDLTVLLMTQSNPNPNVDPHFDTCTKMIYGAIRRAETGTK, encoded by the coding sequence ATGAAACGAACGCTACTACTCGTACTCGCCCCTCTTTTTTTCCTTATTTCCTGTAAAACTACTCCTGAAACCGTAGCTCGCTATGAGATTCCGGCCAGCAATCCGGACGAAGCCTCTATGGATGCAGCTATGTTTGCCAAAATGGATAGTGTATCCCAAGCTTTGGTAGATGAAGGGAAATTACCAGGTATTGAAGCTATGGTTATTCGTGGGGGAAAGATTGTTCACAACAGTCGGATCGGTTTTGAGGATTTGGAAAAAAAGCAGCCTTTACGCGAAGGCCAAATCTTCCGCATGGCCTCTATGACCAAGCCTGTTACTGCTGTTGCGGCTATGATTCTTTATCAGGAAGGAAAATTCAAACTGGATGATCCGGTTTCCAAATACATCCCCGAATTTGCCAACACCCAGGTTTTGGATAGCCTCAATCCTGAAGATTATAGCCGAACTACCGTTCCTGCTAATCGTGAGCTAACCGTCCGCAATTTACTCACTCACAGTTCTGGATTAGGCTATGGATTTGTACAGCCAGAAGCAGGCATCATGTATGCCCAGGCAGGTGTAAATGATGCCTGGAGCCTGGAGCCTTTTGTATTGGCCGATAAAATGAAAACCCTCGCGGGTCTTCCCTTACTCCATCAACCCGGAGAAAAATGGACCTATGGTTTAGGAATTGATATGACGGGCTATTTGGTGGAAGTTCTTTCCGGAATGCCACTGGATCAGTTCATGCAAGAAAGAATTTTCGATCCGCTGGGAATGGATGATACTGGTTTTTACCTCGAAGATTCTTACCGGGATCGCATGTTGCCGGTTATCTCCTATTCAGAAGAAGGAGGTTTGGGAAATGCCGTTAAATCGGATCAAATTGCCAGACAAGGTGTGAAGGCTCTTTATCCAGATTTTACGGAGGCCCAGATAGACTCTGCAGGCGAACTCCTCATGAATTTTGCTGTCAATGGAGCCAAGACCTATTTCAGCGGTGGTGGTGGACTTTGCGGAACTACCGAGAACTACGCTCGTTTCGCCCTCATGCTGACCAATGGTGGAGAACTCAATGGAGTCCGCATCCTCAATGATACGACCGTACAACGCATGTGCGCCAATAATACGTCTCATGATTTTCCCTATGGATTGGGCGTTTCCATTTCTCCTACTCCAGAGCATGCCACCTATCCTGAGAAGGATGGAGCTTTTGGCTGGGGAGGATACTTCAAGACGCGCTACTGGTCTGATCCCAGCGAAGACCTTACGGTTCTCCTCATGACCCAAAGCAATCCCAATCCTAATGTGGATCCGCATTTTGATACTTGTACGAAGATGATTTACGGAGCAATCCGAAGAGCGGAGACTGGGACGAAATAA